Proteins encoded by one window of Candidatus Aramenus sp. CH1:
- a CDS encoding DNA-binding protein yields the protein MADKTQIVITSSKTVDEHVLEILSMFNQGVNEVELKGYGREINKLVDVYNQLKDKLGEGVKLENAKTGSEVREKRRISYLLIRLSKVY from the coding sequence ATGGCAGATAAAACGCAAATTGTTATAACCAGTTCCAAAACAGTTGACGAACACGTCCTAGAGATCCTGTCCATGTTTAACCAAGGCGTGAACGAGGTAGAACTGAAAGGATACGGAAGGGAGATAAACAAGTTAGTCGACGTCTATAACCAGCTTAAGGACAAGTTAGGTGAAGGGGTTAAACTGGAGAACGCCAAGACTGGAAGCGAAGTAAGGGAAAAAAGGAGGATTTCATACCTCTTGATTAGATTGAGTAAGGTCTATTGA